Proteins co-encoded in one Leptolyngbya boryana PCC 6306 genomic window:
- a CDS encoding bifunctional DNA primase/polymerase, protein MLSTSSPIFQSIQESEDLFLRLFPHRYDYIWATYSEPSHTPNWQTQSRHPLSDRQIAQGSHLYGVRFGTKTQYAMLDIDAGSSYHPKRDPFAIARMISALEPLGLVSYLVCTSSYSGGLHIYLPFEEPQSSWQCAIAISVLLESAGFIVKLGQLEIFPNPKLYRNDGSFSLFNAHRLPLQIGSYLLNSDFQPIWSDRTTFVQHWNFARSRNTINSGAIKRVLKQFRRQQFRISGKADKYLNDLNAEIELGWTGHGQTNRLLGRIAMRSYVFHHVIAGGKPLSGQALIDEIVRVARSLPGYEEWCRHQHEIEHRAAEWARCVEASYYFHYGDANGKYKAQIKNHDRHISELPDWNQQQSESARSKIRNAIADLLNKESLPSKATERFKKLLQYHIGGGSLYRHKDLWHPQFLSLETEESSINQSEDCVETTSISPPSLLPGNGGNSSDEAPYAIAAPHGNVLDAISPVLPPRSIVAEAWHDVIQGAVQHADSAAMPTSHQVERMHSYLLSSDPILIAEAISWLQALQDYSASGRKMESTSSSIDSRSEEFCSSDSNHVTSSGSVPGN, encoded by the coding sequence GTGTTATCAACTTCTTCACCTATCTTTCAATCAATTCAAGAGTCGGAAGATCTGTTTCTGCGATTATTCCCTCATCGCTATGACTACATTTGGGCAACTTATTCAGAGCCGTCACACACTCCAAATTGGCAGACACAAAGCCGTCACCCCTTGAGCGATCGCCAAATCGCTCAAGGGTCTCACCTCTACGGTGTGCGCTTCGGGACAAAAACTCAATATGCGATGCTCGACATCGATGCAGGCAGCTCTTATCACCCGAAACGAGATCCGTTTGCGATCGCTCGCATGATCAGCGCTTTAGAACCACTGGGGCTGGTCAGTTATCTTGTTTGTACTTCGAGCTACAGTGGTGGACTACATATCTATCTTCCATTTGAGGAGCCACAAAGCTCTTGGCAGTGCGCGATCGCGATCTCCGTTTTGCTTGAAAGTGCAGGGTTCATCGTGAAACTGGGACAACTTGAAATCTTTCCAAATCCTAAACTCTATCGGAACGATGGCAGTTTCAGTTTATTCAACGCTCATCGGCTGCCCCTGCAAATCGGCTCCTACTTGTTAAATTCAGACTTTCAACCGATTTGGAGCGATCGCACCACATTTGTACAGCATTGGAACTTTGCTCGATCGCGCAACACAATCAACTCCGGCGCAATTAAGCGTGTCCTAAAGCAGTTCCGTCGCCAGCAATTTCGCATTTCTGGCAAGGCAGATAAGTATCTGAATGACTTGAATGCAGAAATTGAACTTGGCTGGACAGGACATGGACAAACCAATCGACTTTTGGGGCGGATTGCCATGCGATCGTATGTGTTTCATCATGTCATTGCAGGGGGCAAGCCGTTGAGCGGACAAGCCCTGATCGATGAAATTGTGCGAGTCGCGCGATCGCTGCCGGGATACGAAGAATGGTGTCGGCATCAGCATGAGATTGAGCATCGAGCCGCAGAATGGGCGCGGTGTGTCGAAGCTAGTTACTACTTTCATTATGGCGATGCGAATGGAAAATACAAAGCTCAGATCAAAAACCACGATCGTCACATCAGTGAATTACCAGACTGGAATCAACAGCAATCGGAATCTGCACGATCAAAGATTCGGAACGCGATCGCAGATTTGTTGAACAAAGAATCTCTACCCAGTAAAGCAACTGAACGATTTAAGAAACTGCTGCAATACCACATTGGAGGCGGATCGCTTTATCGACATAAAGATCTCTGGCATCCACAGTTCTTAAGTCTGGAAACTGAAGAATCGAGCATCAATCAATCAGAGGATTGTGTTGAAACTACGAGCATTAGCCCTCCAAGCTTATTACCTGGTAATGGCGGTAATTCTTCGGACGAAGCACCTTACGCGATAGCTGCGCCACACGGAAACGTGCTCGATGCAATCAGTCCTGTTCTTCCACCCAGATCGATTGTTGCTGAAGCTTGGCATGATGTGATCCAAGGCGCAGTACAACACGCTGATTCAGCAGCAATGCCAACTTCTCATCAGGTTGAACGTATGCACAGCTATCTATTATCTAGTGATCCAATTTTGATAGCAGAAGCAATCTCCTGGCTGCAAGCTCTTCAAGACTACAGCGCATCAGGGCGGAAGATGGAATCCACTAGCTCCTCGATCGATTCCAGGTCTGAAGAGTTTTGTAGCTCAGACTCAAACCATGTCACTTCGTCTGGGTCTGTTCCCGGTAATTGA
- a CDS encoding helix-turn-helix domain-containing protein — MKPGNSRSRATKSRKPKQAIAPDGLPQLSIGHPQNPQELELNSASSAIPDMADSLDVNSSLPVLPRVAQVPPTAQQIKVTAQYLKTRSPLLDLVTVQLTQRLVTIYQQRVSNSTSGSSATETNLPYFEVIANDSVPATIRTNLEGETLLSRVKSLVETIFEQRHLWEEAAKEIWSNLVVWALEDLKRVDSGESAPESPEVLQQKLSDYLFGQNSISVQSKIHRLEEFYSQTLVNQIQSDLDLPNYPLVALAQLLGLHSGEIEKPSPPTEVRLSQVDAIAAIPTGLPIVSSISAQLQTDLWKPDASGIAHFRYASRTNQSNFLEHYITSPGDIEALPWEAAEQIINKFGFNTVKLQFIFAAHAMRQGKPWESTFTLKASDIVAELGWDRNHSSTLPTKRNEVASIAYALSCLLVKAVWIEGRGNKKLDASTPVGRMWEVLIDVHGQFDLTTGKIEQPNEVYITVRPGLWTAHFLNQAGSKAKEALYQFGYLALNILKLDPYHDELTLRLAIHLTLDVRIRARDRNPYEYKVRSLLEAVLTESAVREARQSSEKSRSLFDRWNHALKLLLNLGWHPEDYSPESSGQPDTTPMFYVKPFPEWLNPDQKRRKPKGWIELWLEQKLVIKPPNPIPQRMEALTQSKQPRQKQLGGNSATEKLTGSEVKTARKARKWTQAKLAGTIDVDQSLIAKIESSKRPITPELETALRRVLEL, encoded by the coding sequence GTGAAACCGGGCAATTCTCGCAGTCGTGCCACTAAGAGCCGTAAACCGAAACAAGCAATCGCCCCAGACGGGTTGCCTCAGTTGTCGATCGGGCATCCACAGAACCCACAAGAACTCGAATTGAACTCGGCGAGCAGCGCTATCCCTGATATGGCTGACTCTCTAGATGTAAACAGTTCACTGCCTGTCTTACCAAGAGTTGCTCAAGTTCCTCCAACTGCCCAACAAATCAAAGTTACAGCTCAATATCTTAAAACTCGATCGCCGCTACTCGATCTGGTTACAGTTCAACTGACTCAGCGACTTGTCACGATTTATCAGCAGCGAGTTTCTAATTCAACCAGCGGTTCATCTGCGACCGAGACGAATCTACCCTACTTTGAGGTGATTGCAAATGACAGCGTTCCTGCAACGATCAGAACCAATCTTGAAGGTGAAACGCTGCTGAGCCGAGTTAAATCGCTAGTCGAGACGATATTTGAGCAACGCCATCTTTGGGAAGAAGCAGCAAAGGAGATTTGGTCAAATTTAGTTGTCTGGGCGCTCGAAGACCTGAAGCGGGTAGATAGTGGTGAGTCTGCTCCTGAATCGCCAGAAGTGCTACAGCAGAAACTTTCTGATTATCTATTTGGGCAGAATTCGATCTCCGTTCAAAGCAAGATCCATCGGCTTGAAGAATTCTATTCCCAAACGCTGGTCAACCAAATTCAGAGCGATCTAGATTTACCAAACTATCCGTTGGTTGCCCTGGCGCAACTCCTCGGATTGCACAGTGGCGAGATTGAAAAGCCGTCTCCTCCAACCGAAGTTCGGCTATCACAGGTCGATGCGATCGCGGCGATTCCGACAGGTTTACCGATCGTCAGCAGTATCTCAGCCCAGCTTCAAACCGATCTTTGGAAGCCAGATGCCAGCGGCATCGCGCATTTTCGCTATGCGTCAAGAACAAATCAAAGCAATTTTCTCGAACACTACATTACAAGTCCGGGTGACATTGAAGCTTTACCCTGGGAAGCAGCCGAACAAATCATCAACAAGTTTGGCTTCAATACCGTAAAATTGCAATTCATCTTCGCGGCTCACGCTATGCGTCAAGGGAAGCCGTGGGAAAGTACGTTTACCCTAAAAGCCAGTGATATTGTAGCTGAATTGGGTTGGGATAGAAATCATAGTTCGACCTTACCCACGAAGCGAAATGAAGTTGCCAGCATTGCTTATGCCTTATCTTGCTTGCTCGTTAAAGCCGTCTGGATTGAAGGACGAGGCAACAAAAAACTAGATGCAAGTACTCCGGTTGGCAGGATGTGGGAAGTTCTGATCGATGTACATGGACAGTTTGACTTAACCACTGGCAAAATCGAGCAGCCCAATGAGGTTTACATCACAGTACGTCCGGGCTTGTGGACAGCACATTTCCTGAATCAAGCTGGAAGTAAAGCAAAGGAAGCGTTGTACCAGTTCGGCTATCTTGCGCTGAACATTCTCAAACTTGATCCCTATCACGATGAGTTAACGCTACGTTTAGCAATTCATTTGACGTTAGATGTTCGGATTCGAGCCAGAGATCGCAACCCATATGAATATAAAGTCCGATCGCTGCTTGAAGCCGTTCTCACCGAAAGTGCAGTTCGAGAAGCCCGACAAAGTAGCGAAAAATCACGATCGCTGTTTGATCGCTGGAATCACGCACTCAAACTTCTCCTGAATCTAGGCTGGCATCCAGAAGACTACTCACCAGAATCAAGTGGACAACCAGACACAACCCCCATGTTCTACGTGAAACCCTTTCCAGAATGGTTGAATCCAGATCAAAAGCGACGTAAACCAAAGGGCTGGATTGAATTATGGTTAGAGCAGAAACTGGTGATTAAGCCACCGAATCCGATTCCTCAACGCATGGAAGCACTGACTCAATCAAAGCAGCCTCGACAGAAGCAGTTAGGCGGCAATTCTGCGACGGAAAAACTGACCGGCTCTGAAGTGAAAACAGCTCGCAAAGCCAGAAAGTGGACTCAGGCAAAGCTGGCGGGAACGATCGATGTGGATCAAAGTCTGATTGCTAAAATCGAGTCGAGTAAGCGTCCGATCACACCTGAGCTTGAAACTGCCCTCCGGCGCGTATTGGAGTTATGA
- a CDS encoding GIY-YIG nuclease family protein, whose amino-acid sequence MNDELRAKADRMLAVLYSTDFDRGHPITKELEGLPSHPGIYAIKHRSGEILYVGKGKGLRERLKNGHKAFFWAWVEGIQTEEVSIAFVSLPFEDWLQSLEIEVLILQKLRPRYNSQIRQEE is encoded by the coding sequence ATGAATGATGAGCTTCGAGCAAAAGCGGACCGAATGCTTGCAGTCTTGTACTCAACCGATTTCGATCGCGGTCATCCGATCACTAAAGAGCTAGAAGGATTGCCCAGCCATCCTGGAATCTATGCGATCAAGCATAGATCTGGAGAAATTCTATATGTTGGAAAAGGAAAAGGATTGAGAGAACGTCTGAAGAATGGGCATAAGGCGTTTTTCTGGGCTTGGGTTGAAGGCATTCAAACAGAGGAGGTGTCGATCGCTTTTGTTTCCCTTCCGTTCGAGGATTGGTTACAATCGTTGGAAATAGAGGTGTTGATCCTCCAAAAGCTCAGACCACGGTA